In Pirellula sp. SH-Sr6A, the DNA window ATACGGACTTCGCCAGTCCTCGGCCAGGATTTCGATGAGCATCGTTCTTGGCAGCAATGGACCGCATCCCCTGGAGTCGGCGATTGGAAGCTCCTACACCGAAGCCGACTCGAGCAACGATGGGTCGAAACGGGGGACGACGTCGGGCATAGGTGGCGTCAAATGCATCGAATACAACGAACCCTCACACGAGCACCTCAATGGTCCTTGATCGGATGGGACGAAGCCTTCATGCAATTCAACGACACCGACTGGGGTGCCAAAGGAGGATTTGACCAGAACCGAGCCTTCCTCGGGGTTGGGTTCAAACGATCACCCGACTCCCGAGTTCGCACAGAGATCGGATATTTAAACCTATTCCTCAACCGGCAAGGGGCCGAGGATCGGATGAATCACATCCTGTCTTTCAACCTCTTTTACTGATCAATCGCCACCGTTTCTCGCAATGGAAATGCAACGCATCCGCCGAAGGAAAACGTGGTCGTTGTCGCTTAGCGAAGGAGATCCGGTTTGGTCTCTTGAACGATTTCCCGTATTTGCTGACGTAGCTCAGGGGTCAGATGGCGGTACTCTTCATCTTGATTGTCTCCCTGGAGAATCGCGTTCAACTGCCCGCCGATGGCATCGCGAAGCGAGGGGGACATCGCGTCGAAAGCATCGGAGTAGATCAAATAACTGAGGGGGTACTTGAACATCCGCGATAGCATATCGAATTCCCGCAATGAACGCCCTTTCGAATCCTTGGGGCCGCGCTTCAAGAAGTCTTGAGCGAAGCCACTTGTGCCGGACACGTTGGAGGTCAACGCGAACTCCTTGCAGAAAAGAAGACGATCCACGACTTCCTTCGCAATCATGCCCAATTGCACCGAACGCTCCGCTGGATCTTGGTTCGCATCCTCATGCTCCAACGTCCGAACACGGAAATCCGCTAGGGTGATTGTATTGTGAGTTTGTGTTTGATGTTCAAGGACCATCAACGCGTGGATGTCGCTGTGGGGCGTCAGGTACTTGCTAACATCGAACAGCTTATCGAGCGACGAAAGATTCGCGAACCGAGTCGTATCGAGCATCCCGCCTTGCAAATAGCCGTTCCCCATGTGTTGCATGGACCCGTGAAGGCCTGTCACGTACCATCCTCCCCAGCGCCTGGAGAATTCGCTCGTTTCATCGGTAACGAAAGCCTCTCGCTTCACATCGTAATCGCCGTCATAGTTGGGGTACCCACTGCGGACCGCATGGCCGGGCACTCCTTTGGTCATACTCGTCGCGTGACACCCCAAACACTGATAGGTCTCTTGACGAATTCGAGGAAGTCGAAAGCCCATCCGAAATGAATAGAAGGTGGCTCCTAGCTTTGGGTCGTTGGTGGATATTTCGACAAGGGAGCTGCCGGGAACCGAGCCGACATAGGTGTCGTCGTTGAAATAGATGGCGCGAGGATTACGAGGGGAAATATGCTGAACCTGCAGGCTCGTTTTCGAAAACACGAGCACTTGCGAACTCTCGGGGATCTCAAGATGCTTCAACAGCGATCGCAGATACCCTCGCTCGCCATCCTGCTCGAGAGCAACGTCCCCTTTCTCCATCGCTGCAATCAGTTTGGAGACTCGATTGTTCGCTTCGGTATCGGAATAGCGAAACGGTTCCTTCTCAAGATCCCCCGAGACAAACTGAGCGTTCGAGTTTCGTCCCAAGCCCAGCGCAAGAACGAGGACCGCCAAGCCAAAACGAAAGGACACGAGTCGCGCGCGCGGGTGGGAGTGGGAGTGAGGGTGGGGGTGGGGACAGTTATTGCTCATCGATTCCGTCATCCAAGTTGCCTGCGTTTGTTTCTATAGCGGAAGCACTGCTAGAACGTTCCCAACAATCCAACCTGCGATGCTGAAACTGAGCGCCACCGTGAGCCAACGAACCAAACGATGTTTTCAAGATTCTAGCTTAGGGTGGAATGCGTTCCCACCTCGATAAGCCAGCCACCCGACTAAGCCTAGCACAAAAAAGCGGATGGGGAGGGATTCGAACCCACGGTAGCCTTACGACTACTCCGGTTTTCAAGACCGGTGCATTAAACCGCTCTGCCACCCATCCGACCCATGTTTTTATTGGGTTTTGTGTGTCGCTGGCAAAATCCGAGTCCTGCCATTCCACATTTTGACACTTTTTGCGGTCCAGAAAGTGTCAATCCCAACGACGCGTTCACGTCGCGGGCTGTCTCAGTAGCAAAGTAGTATTGCCCTGAGCAAGACGGATTCTAGCCAGAAGTCGGGAGCCAAGCAAATCCAACTCCACGATGCGACGTTGCCCCTGGGGAGATCTCATGGAACATCGTGACTGCTCCGCCGCGTCCGAACGTCGCGAAGGGCTACTACTTGGGCTGGTTCAAGTAGAAGTAGATGGACTTTCCGTCCTTGTAAACTGCTGTTCCATTCGGTAAGTCGAACTCTTTGAAATCGTACATGATCAGTTCCGATGGTCCGTTCAGCAAAACCCATTTGATTTCAAGTTGGAAGTCTTCGGTTCGATATTCGATGTTTTCCTCCTTGGGTTCTTTCCCTTCGGGTAAGAACCGACTGCGAAAGGTTCCCGATAGTTTTGACGGTACCCATACGCCACCTATTTGCTTCCAGTCAGTTCGACAATCCAATTCGATTTCACCCCCTCTGACTGAGGTTACTCGAATCGGAGTGAATCCTCGGCTTTTGTCGACCCATAGCTTCATGTCCATTGGTATTTTGGGAAGGTTGGCTCTCTGCGGTACATCTCTCTTATACGAGAGCTTCAAAATGTCTCCGCTCTCTTCGTCGACCCGAATGTCGTCCATAACATTGACCCCCAGCGGCTCGAAAAAGAATTCATCTCCATCGTGGGACCTGCTATAGATGTTGGAGGAATTACAAAAACCGACGCCTCGAATGTCGAATCTCTTGAAGTGGGACGAAAGCTCTTTTTCCGGAGCGATTCGCGGATGTATGAACAATGCAGCCGTTGGGATTATAAAATCGTGATAGGTATATCTAGTGACTGGATCTTCGCAGAAAAAGATTCGCAATTCATCACGTTCACCGGAGCGAGTGTCGCTTGTGGCGAAGCATGTTTCTGACCGATCGAAAAGAAACTTGCCATTGGGAAAATCAAATTCGTACGACCAACGAATATCCGTCTTTCTGACCGGCCCTCTCCCCTCGGCCTGTGAATAAGAGCCCACCGCAGTAAGAATGCCGTCTGTAATCTTATTCCTTTCCGACTGCATGGCGGTCCTAATTTGCTTCGCCGTTAGGGTAGTACTTTGTGCTTCTGCACGACCCGCTACCCAGAAAGTCAGAAGAAGCAAAAGGCTGTACTTCGATGATGCTAACATTGGTCACCTTTTATCACAATGAACCCTTTACCGAGCCTTGGCTGCACCGTCCTGAAAGGAGTGTCGTCCAAAATGAATAACGATGGGGGCTCCAACGAAGTCAAATCTTAATGACTTAGCACCATCCGATTGCGATTTGCATCGGTGTATCCAGGGCATCAACCTCTTCGTTTCGATACGCTCGTCGCATTGTATGGAAATTCGTTTGCGAGCGGTTGCTCACGATCGGAACGGGATTGAACTTTTTCTTCAAACGAGCTTTGCATCGCGCATGAGCAGAGAGCGAACGACACTTAAGTGTTCGGGGCGTCTGACCGCAGAATCTTTTCCATCTTGCGACCCTTGGCAAGCTCATCGACGAGCTTGTCGAGATAACGCACTTTCTGCGTGAGTGGATTTGAAATCTCTTCCACTCGATAGCCGCAGATCACTCCCGTGATGAGACTAGCGTTCGGATGCAGATTCGCAGATTCAAAGAAGTCGGCGAAGGTCGATCCGTTAGCGATATGAGTTTGAACCTGCTCTTCGGTCAAACCGGTTAGCCATCGAATGACTTCATTGAGCTCGTCTTTGGTGCGCCCCTTTTTTTCCACTTTGGCGAGATAGAGCGGGTACACTTTTCCAAAGATCATCGTCGCGATTCGTTCGTCGTGATTCATCATCATGCTCCTGAGGTTTACCTTCGTTTGGATCGCTTTCTCTGTCGCGTTCCCACCACCCGTTGGTCGTCGTCCTCGGACTCGATGGGTTCACCGATTCGGTCTCGCATCCGCAAGATCTTGTCGCGTAGGGCGGCGGCTCGCTCGAACTCGAGATTTTCTGCAGCGGCCAACATCTCCTCCTCCAGTGTTTTCAAGTAGGCCTCGGTGATCTTCTCGGCCTGCGGATCGCGACGCACGATTTCTCGAGCCCTCTTGCGATTCTCGGCCGCCTGATGGATCGAAGCGGTAACTTGCTTGCGAACCGTTTCCGGCGTGATCCCGTGTTCTTGGTTGTACTCCTCCTGCACTTTGCGTCGCCGCCCTGTCTCGTCGATCGCTGTGCGCATCGACTCGGTCATGGTGTCGGCATAGAGGATGACCTTGGAGTTCGCATTGCGAGCTGCGCGACCGATGGTTTGAATCAGGGACGTTTCGCTTCGTAGAAATCCCTCTTTGTCGGCATCGAGGATGGCTACCAAGCTGACTTCGGGCAAGTCGAGGCCTTCTCGGAGCAAGTTCACCCCCACCAACACATCGCAGCGACCGTCTCGAAGTTCTCGCAGCAACTCCACGCGTTCGAATGCGTCCAACTCACTGTGGAGCCACCGGCACTTCAAATCGTTCTCCACAAAGAAGGTCGCAAGGTCCTCTGCTAGTCGCTTCGTCAAAGCCGTGACGAGCGTGCGATCTCCCATCTGGATCCGCTCTCGTATTTGCTCGAGCAGATGCATGACTTGCCCACGAGCTGGGACCACTTCGATAACGGGATCAAGCAATCCCGTGGGCCGAATCACCTGCTCGACCACTTCGCCTCCGGTTTGGTCCAGTTCGTACTCGGCCGGCGTGGCGGAAACAAAGATGACTTGATTGATCTTCGCCTCCCATTCTTCGAACTTGAGGGGGCGATTATCCAGCGCGCAGGGGAGCCGAAAGCCGTGCTCGACGAGGGTTGTTTTTCGACTTTTGTCACCCGCGTACATGGCTCTCACTTGCGGAATCGTCACGTGCGACTCGTCGACGAGGAGCAAAAAGTCCTTGTCAAAGAACTCATATAGTGTGTCGGGAGTCGCTCCAGGCTGTTTCCCCGAGAGAGGACGTGAATAATTTTCGATGCCGGGACAATGTCCTGTGTGACCCAGCATTTCAATATCGAACTTGGTTCGCGCCGACAGTCGTTGCGCTTCGAGAATTTTGCCTGCGGCATTGAACTTCGCTAGTTGCTCCTCCAGTTCTTTGCGGATGACGTGAATCGCCTTTTGAATTCGATCCTCAGATGTCACGAAGTGTTTCGCAGGGAAGATATAGACCTCGGTCAATCGCGAAACGACTTCGCCGGTCAATGGATTGATGATCGAAATCTGCTCGACTTCGTCTCCCCAGAATTCAAAGCGATAGGCGAACTCTTCGTACGCGGGCCAAAGCTCCATCGTGTCGCCGCGCACGCGAAACTTGCCTCGTTCGAATGCGATGTCGTTGCGCTCGTATTGGATGTCGATCAGCCGGAGCAGGAGCGTCTCGCGGTGGATGGATTCGTTGCAACGGATCGCGACCACCATGCGACGGTAGTCTTCAGGAGAACCGAGGCCGTAGATGCAAGAAACGCTCGCGACGATGATGCAGTCGCGCCGACTGACCAGGGCGCTGGTCGCAGCCAATCGCAGTCGATCGATCTCTTCATTGATCGACGCATCCTTTTCGATGTAGATATCGCGTTGAGGTATGTAGGCTTCGGGCTGATAATAGTCGTAATAGCTGACGAAGTAGTGGACGGCATTGCGCGGAAAGAATTCTTTGAACTCCGCATAGAGTTGTGCCGCGAGGGTCTTGTTGTGGCTGAGCACCAACGTCGGCCGCTGGACCCGTTGGATCACATTGGCCATCGTGAACGTTTTGCCCGATCCGGTCACCCCCATCAAGACTTGATGCTTTCGTCCTTCGTTCAGCCCTTGCACCAAGGCTTCGATGGCTTGGGGTTGGTCTCCTGCAGGTTGATAAGAGCAATCCAAATCGAAAAGTGGGGCGGTTTTTGGAGCAGTCATTTCGAAGCATCGAACAGAGGTAAGAAAGAGCACGCCGACAGACTGCTATTGTCGGTGGATTCGACGGGGTGGCAACCGCCGCACCCAAGAGTACGGCGGCAATATTCTTGACTGGCCCGCTCGGACTGGCTCGCTCGGGCTGGCGGCCTTGCTAGTCGACCATACGGCCCGCGACGGTGGTTTCCAAAGTGATTTGTTCCCCAAGGGATGTCTTCACCACAATCTCTTGCTTGATCGATCGCTCGTCTCCTACCAATTCCCCTGTGAAGGTCATTGGGATCAAGTGAAGTGGCTTTTCTCCAGGTGGAATCGAGAAGCTAAATCGGGGGTCCGGGCATTCGACCGAGACGATCGTGAAAGGTTTCTTGGCTCGAACCATCAGCTTCTGCTGGACTTGCTGTCCGCTTTTGACGTCCCCTACCGAGACGAGTTTCGGCGTGATGGTAACCGGTGGGACCACGCGAGCATTGACCGGGAGAGTGAACATTCCCTCGTTCGAATCGTTGGTGACGACGGTGATCCCTTCCATGAAATCGCCGGCCGGAGCAGTGTCCTTCAAGGTGATCCGCATTCGATAGTCGGTCATGTTTCCTTGGCGGGTTGCTGGGTCCAATCGAACTTCCAGATGGCTGGTATCACCCCGTACATCTTGAATGGCCCAGTCCCTGCGTCCTGCGTAGGAGATCTTGAGGTCGACGGTTTTGGTTGCGCCGACATCCACGTCCCCGAAGGAGATCTCGCCCGGTTCCACGACGATGTCGGACCGGATTTTTCCGGATACCAACAGAGTCACTTCCGCGTAGTAAGGGCGATCGATGACCACGGTGATGGCCGCCGATTTGGCGCCTAAGAAGGACTTCGTGTTGAATTGGGCGAGGATTTCTCCCTTTTCCCAGGCCTTCAGCGTGTTCTTGGTAATGATCGGTTTGGTGCAACCGCAGCTGCTCCTAACCGAAGCGATATGAACGTCTTCCTCGAAGCAGTTTTCGAGGACGAACGCATACTCGGTCTTGGCGTTACGGCTGACAGTGCCAAAGTCGTGCTTCGTCTCCTTAAATAGCTTTTGAGCCCAATCGGCACCCGATGCGAAGGGGACGAAAGCAATCGCGACGATCCACGCGGCGAGAAAGCGATGGACAACTTGCTGAAAAACCATGCGGCGGAACTCCCTTTGAGTAGACGTACAACCTGAGGAGTCATCGGCAATCGACCCCCGCAAACTCGATTTCTTTGGAAAGATTTACCGGCAAAGACTACCCAAACCCTCCGGTCCATTCGAAAGGAAACGAGGTAGCCACCCTCCAGGGGATTGCTATAATTTCGCGTTTTCTCCGGCGAAGAGACCGGTTTGCTCTAGATTCCGGCCCTCGGTCGGACACCTTCGATGGATCTCATGAACAACTCGACTGCGAATCGATCGACATCGGAATCTCCCTCTACCACAACAGCTAGCAATACCAACACGGCTCCGGATCTGCTGAGCGAACGTGTTCTCGTGCTGGACTTTGGCTCGCAATACGCCCAGCTCATCGCCCGGCGTATTCGGGAGCAAAACGTATACTGCGAAATCGTTCGCCACGACATCAGTGCCGAGACCATCCGGGCACGCAAGCCTGCTGCGATCGTTTTCTCGGGAGGGCCTTCGAGCGTCTACGAAGCGAATGCTCCGAAATGCGACCCCAATATTTTTCATCTGGGCATTCCCGTTCTCGGAATCTGCTACGGAATGCAGCTCGCCTCCCAAGCCCTGGGAGGGCGCGTCGAACCTTGCAATCGTAGAGAGTTTGGGCGAGCCCGCCTCCAAGTCAAATCGATGGAGAAACTGTTCGCAGGTTTCCCACATGAAATCGATGTCTGGATGAGCCACGGCGACCAAGTCCGCGATTTGGCCAACGACTTCGAAACGCTCGCGTCCACGCCGACTTGCCCTCACGCGGCGGTTCGCCATAAAACCCTGCCCATCTATGGTCTGCAGTTTCACCCCGAGGTATCTCATACTTCGCTCGGTAGCACGCTCATCCATAACTTCTTGTACAACATTGCCCATTGCGAAGGGCGCTGGCATCTCAGCGACTTTGCCAATCGTTCCATCGAGCACATCCGCGATGTGGTCGGCAGCGACCGAGTCATCTGCGGACTTTCTGGAGGGGTAGATTCGTCGGTGACCGCAGCCCTGCTGTACAAAGCGATCGGTCCTCAGTTGACGTGCATCCTTATCGACAACGGTTTGCTCCGGAAAGACGAGCAAGGAGCGGTGATCTCGGAATTCACGAATCACTTCCAAGCCGATTTGCGAGTGGTGAATGCCAGTGACCGGTTCCTGGGTGACTTGGCTGGAATCAAAGATCCCCAGGAGAAAAGGCGACGCATCGGCCATGCCTTCATCGATTGTTTCAAAGCGGAAGCAGAGAAAATCAACGGTGCAAAGTACCTTGCGCAAGGGACTCTCTATCCCGATGTTATCGAAAGCGGTGCAGCCCTCGACGGCCCTGCCGCTACGATCAAGCTACACCACAATGTGGGCGGATTGCCTGAACAGTTGGGTTTTGAACTGATCGAACCCCTTCGCGATCTCTTCAAAGATGAGGTCCGGAAACTGGGTGTCGAATTAGGATTGCCCGAGCATCTAGTATGGAGGCATCCGTTCCCAGGACCGGGTCTGGCTGTGCGATGTCTAGGAGAAGTCACCAAAGACAAACTGGATATCTTGCGAGAAGCCGATGAAATCGTCGTTTCGGAAATCAAGAACGCCAACTTGTATCGTCAAACCTCCCAGGCCTTCGTGGTCTTGCTGGAATCGCAGAGCGTGGGCGTGATGGGTGACGCGCGAACGTACGAACGAGCAGTCGCGGTTCGCTGTGTGAACACCGACGACTTTATGACGGCCGACTGGAGTCACCTACCCTATGACTTGCTCGCAAAGATCTCGACACGAATCATTAACGAAGTCCGCGGAGTGAATCGCGTTTGCTACGACATTAGCAGCAAGCCACCTGCGACGATTGAATGGGAATAAGGAAGTTCAATGAACCGTCAGTTTATTTATCAAATCGAAAGCCTCACCAAGCGCCACGGACAAAAGGAAGTCCTCAAGGATATCTGGTTGGCGTTTTATCCCGGGGCGAAGATCGGCGTACTAGGATCCAACGGCTCGGGAAAGAGTACGTTGCTTCGCATCATGGCGGGGGAAGACAAGACCTTTGATGGTGTGGCTCGCCTGAGCAATGGGTTCGTTGCGGGATATCTCCCCCAAGAACCGCAATTGAATCCCAACAAAGATGTGCAGGGAAATGTCGAGGAAGCGGTCGCCCCTCGCCGAAAGGTCTTGGATCGTTTCAACGAAATCTCTAATCTTCTCGGTGAGGTCACCGATGACAAGCAGATGGAAAAGCTCTGCGACGAGATGGCCAAACTGCAAGACATTATCGATGCCCAAAACCTTTGGGAACTGGATCGGCAAGTGGAGCAGTCCATGGCCGTGATGAATCTACCCCCTGGAGATGCGGACGTGACCAAGCTCTCCGGTGGGGAGCGACGTCGTGTTGCCCTTTGTAAGTTGTTGATCCAGCAACCCGATTTGCTCCTCCTCGACGAGCCGACAAACCACTTGGACGCCGAAGCAGTCAACTGGCTCGAACAGCATCTGGCGCACTACCCCGGCACGGTTGTCGCCGTGACGCACGATCGTTACTTCCTCGACAACGTTGCCCAATGGATCTTGGAATTAGACCGAGGATCGGGCTACCCGTTCGAGGGGAACTACACGTCCTGGCTGGAGCAAAAGCAGAAGCGATTAGCCATCGAGCAAAAATCGGCTGCGGCTCGACAAAAGACGTTGGAGAAAGAGTTGGAGTGGATCCGCATGTCACCGCGGGCGCGGCAGGCAAAGAACAAAGCTCGGATCAACGCGTACGAGTCCTTGGCTGCTCAACAATTCGAGGAACGACCCGACGAGTTGGAAATTCAAATTCCGCCAGGAAAGCACTTGGGAGAAGTGGTCGTCAATGCCGAGCATATCACCAAGGCGTACAATGACCGCGTCCTCGTCGAGGATTTGAGTTTCCGACTCCCCGCTGGGGGAATCGTCGGAGTTATTGGACCAAACGGTGCCGGAAAGACGACGCTCTTCCGCATGATGACAGGGCAAGAAAAGCCTGATGCGGGCGATCTGCGAATTGGTGACACGGTCGAATTCGGTTATGTCGATCAATCCCGCGACACTCTCAATGACAACAATACCGTTTACCAAGAGATCTCGGGGGGACTGGATTGGTTGGAAATGGGTGGCAAGAAGTTCAACTCGAGAGCCTACGTTTCGAAGTTTAATTTCAAGGGTACCGACCAAGAGAAGAAAGTCGGCGTTCTCTCCGGTGGAGAGCGTAACCGTGTGCACCTCGCAAAATTATTGCGTCGCGGGTGCAACGTCTTGTTATTGGACGAACCCACCAATGACTTGGACGTCGATACACTACGAGCCCTCGAGGAAGCGATCATGAACTTCGTCGGTTGCGTGGTGGTTATCACGCACGATCGTTGGTTCCTCGACCGAATCGCGACGCACATCCTCGCGTTTGAAGGGGATGGCTATGTTCACTGGTGCGAAGGAAACTTCCAAACCTACGAACAGCAACGAAAAGAGCGATTGGGGATTCACGACGACGAACCTCGCCGTTTCCGATATAAAAAGCTCGCGACTTAAAATGGCGGAGACTCCGCTCCAAAGGGATGCACCGCGTTGGGAATGGCTGGACGATGTCGAGCGATGCCTCACCTTCCAGTCCGCTGACTCTCGGGAAGGCTACCTGAGTCAATTGGTCGACCATGCGTCGAGATACGCAGCGCTGGATTCGATTCGTGTAATGACCAACGCCCGCGGGTGCGTCGCTTATCTCCTGGTTTACCCAGGAAAGCTTGCCATGGTTGGTGGAGTCGCCCCTGCATCGAGTCTGCGTTCCCAGGAAGAGTTAATCGAGTCGGCGTTCTTGTTGCGGTCCCTCGTAGATTCGGTTCGGGGCGAGGTTGAATTGACGCAAGCGGTGACCTTTCCCGCAGAGTTCGATGTCGAGTTTGATGCTTGGAGAAGGAGATGCTTTGAGAGCGCTGGATTCCGGCCTATCGCCGTATTGAAGCAGTGCGCGCTGGATTTCTCGAAGGCTCCTAGCGAACCCGTTACTTCGAACCCATTCCAATCCACGACAGCCATTCCGCTGACGTTTGTGCCGTGGCGGAAAGAACTCGATGCTGAGTTCGTACGCGTCGTCGATCAAACTTATGACGGGACTTTGGATGTACCGGAAC includes these proteins:
- a CDS encoding DUF2490 domain-containing protein produces the protein MLRHLVLTSIGLILTILGSGRCLAQTLDDTGMWFAAFGSGKIRPMETESPFRWWFDSQLRLADDTDGFQQSILRPGVGYDVVENQTVWAGYAWIRTSPVLGQDFDEHRSWQQWTASPGVGDWKLLHRSRLEQRWVETGDDVGHRWRQMHRIQRTLTRAPQWSLIGWDEAFMQFNDTDWGAKGGFDQNRAFLGVGFKRSPDSRVRTEIGYLNLFLNRQGAEDRMNHILSFNLFY
- a CDS encoding DUF2200 domain-containing protein; the protein is MMMNHDERIATMIFGKVYPLYLAKVEKKGRTKDELNEVIRWLTGLTEEQVQTHIANGSTFADFFESANLHPNASLITGVICGYRVEEISNPLTQKVRYLDKLVDELAKGRKMEKILRSDAPNT
- the uvrB gene encoding excinuclease ABC subunit UvrB; amino-acid sequence: MTAPKTAPLFDLDCSYQPAGDQPQAIEALVQGLNEGRKHQVLMGVTGSGKTFTMANVIQRVQRPTLVLSHNKTLAAQLYAEFKEFFPRNAVHYFVSYYDYYQPEAYIPQRDIYIEKDASINEEIDRLRLAATSALVSRRDCIIVASVSCIYGLGSPEDYRRMVVAIRCNESIHRETLLLRLIDIQYERNDIAFERGKFRVRGDTMELWPAYEEFAYRFEFWGDEVEQISIINPLTGEVVSRLTEVYIFPAKHFVTSEDRIQKAIHVIRKELEEQLAKFNAAGKILEAQRLSARTKFDIEMLGHTGHCPGIENYSRPLSGKQPGATPDTLYEFFDKDFLLLVDESHVTIPQVRAMYAGDKSRKTTLVEHGFRLPCALDNRPLKFEEWEAKINQVIFVSATPAEYELDQTGGEVVEQVIRPTGLLDPVIEVVPARGQVMHLLEQIRERIQMGDRTLVTALTKRLAEDLATFFVENDLKCRWLHSELDAFERVELLRELRDGRCDVLVGVNLLREGLDLPEVSLVAILDADKEGFLRSETSLIQTIGRAARNANSKVILYADTMTESMRTAIDETGRRRKVQEEYNQEHGITPETVRKQVTASIHQAAENRKRAREIVRRDPQAEKITEAYLKTLEEEMLAAAENLEFERAAALRDKILRMRDRIGEPIESEDDDQRVVGTRQRKRSKRR
- a CDS encoding DUF1573 domain-containing protein, producing MVFQQVVHRFLAAWIVAIAFVPFASGADWAQKLFKETKHDFGTVSRNAKTEYAFVLENCFEEDVHIASVRSSCGCTKPIITKNTLKAWEKGEILAQFNTKSFLGAKSAAITVVIDRPYYAEVTLLVSGKIRSDIVVEPGEISFGDVDVGATKTVDLKISYAGRRDWAIQDVRGDTSHLEVRLDPATRQGNMTDYRMRITLKDTAPAGDFMEGITVVTNDSNEGMFTLPVNARVVPPVTITPKLVSVGDVKSGQQVQQKLMVRAKKPFTIVSVECPDPRFSFSIPPGEKPLHLIPMTFTGELVGDERSIKQEIVVKTSLGEQITLETTVAGRMVD
- the guaA gene encoding glutamine-hydrolyzing GMP synthase, which produces MNNSTANRSTSESPSTTTASNTNTAPDLLSERVLVLDFGSQYAQLIARRIREQNVYCEIVRHDISAETIRARKPAAIVFSGGPSSVYEANAPKCDPNIFHLGIPVLGICYGMQLASQALGGRVEPCNRREFGRARLQVKSMEKLFAGFPHEIDVWMSHGDQVRDLANDFETLASTPTCPHAAVRHKTLPIYGLQFHPEVSHTSLGSTLIHNFLYNIAHCEGRWHLSDFANRSIEHIRDVVGSDRVICGLSGGVDSSVTAALLYKAIGPQLTCILIDNGLLRKDEQGAVISEFTNHFQADLRVVNASDRFLGDLAGIKDPQEKRRRIGHAFIDCFKAEAEKINGAKYLAQGTLYPDVIESGAALDGPAATIKLHHNVGGLPEQLGFELIEPLRDLFKDEVRKLGVELGLPEHLVWRHPFPGPGLAVRCLGEVTKDKLDILREADEIVVSEIKNANLYRQTSQAFVVLLESQSVGVMGDARTYERAVAVRCVNTDDFMTADWSHLPYDLLAKISTRIINEVRGVNRVCYDISSKPPATIEWE
- the ettA gene encoding energy-dependent translational throttle protein EttA, with product MNRQFIYQIESLTKRHGQKEVLKDIWLAFYPGAKIGVLGSNGSGKSTLLRIMAGEDKTFDGVARLSNGFVAGYLPQEPQLNPNKDVQGNVEEAVAPRRKVLDRFNEISNLLGEVTDDKQMEKLCDEMAKLQDIIDAQNLWELDRQVEQSMAVMNLPPGDADVTKLSGGERRRVALCKLLIQQPDLLLLDEPTNHLDAEAVNWLEQHLAHYPGTVVAVTHDRYFLDNVAQWILELDRGSGYPFEGNYTSWLEQKQKRLAIEQKSAAARQKTLEKELEWIRMSPRARQAKNKARINAYESLAAQQFEERPDELEIQIPPGKHLGEVVVNAEHITKAYNDRVLVEDLSFRLPAGGIVGVIGPNGAGKTTLFRMMTGQEKPDAGDLRIGDTVEFGYVDQSRDTLNDNNTVYQEISGGLDWLEMGGKKFNSRAYVSKFNFKGTDQEKKVGVLSGGERNRVHLAKLLRRGCNVLLLDEPTNDLDVDTLRALEEAIMNFVGCVVVITHDRWFLDRIATHILAFEGDGYVHWCEGNFQTYEQQRKERLGIHDDEPRRFRYKKLAT
- a CDS encoding GNAT family N-acetyltransferase, translated to MAETPLQRDAPRWEWLDDVERCLTFQSADSREGYLSQLVDHASRYAALDSIRVMTNARGCVAYLLVYPGKLAMVGGVAPASSLRSQEELIESAFLLRSLVDSVRGEVELTQAVTFPAEFDVEFDAWRRRCFESAGFRPIAVLKQCALDFSKAPSEPVTSNPFQSTTAIPLTFVPWRKELDAEFVRVVDQTYDGTLDVPELNGVRSTYATLEGYSRTGLRGESFRDWWLIGRGKEYVGCLLVCRHSPKLAELLYLGIVPEERGKGLSYAVMTFLLDWCRLHGVGRILLAADTRNAPALKLYERFGFEDIGTAEAWFASLDRADC